From the genome of Gracilinanus agilis isolate LMUSP501 chromosome 2, AgileGrace, whole genome shotgun sequence, one region includes:
- the ECHS1 gene encoding enoyl-CoA hydratase, mitochondrial, translated as MASLSTLLFRGPALLRSCPRLSGARTYAAGGNFEYILTEKKGKNNNVGLIQLNRPKALNALCQGLIGEINQALETFQEDPSIGAIVLTGSEKAFAAGADIKEMQDKTFQACYSGTLLKNWDRITQLKKPIIAAVNGYALGGGCELAMMCDIIYAGEKAQFGQPEILIGTIPGAGGTQRLTRVVGKSLAMEMVLTGDRISAQEAKQAGLVSKIFPVDKLVEEAILCAEKIAKNSKIVTEMAKESVNAAYETTLAEGIKTEKKLFYSTFATEDRKEGMTAFVEKRKPNFKDK; from the exons GTGGTAACTTTGAATACATCCTTactgaaaagaaagggaagaataataaTGTGGGGCTGATCCAGCTGAATCGGCCAAAGGCCCTGAATGCACTTTGCCAGGGCCTGATTGGGGAGATCAACCAGGCCCTGGAGACATTTCAAGAGGATCCATCTATAGGAGCCATCGTCCTGACAGGTTCAGAAAAGGCATTTGCAG ctgGAGCAGATATCAAGGAGATGCAGGATAAAACTTTCCAGGCTTGTTACTCAGGGACGTTATTAAAGAACTGGGACCGGATCACCCAGCTCAAGAAGCCAATAATAGCTGCTGTCAATGGCTACGCA CTTGGGGGAGGCTGTGAGCTTGCTATGATGTGCGACATCATCTATGCTGGAGAGAAAGCTCAATTTGGACAGCCAGAGATCCTAATAGGGACCATCCCAG GTGCGGGGGGAACTCAGAGACTTACCCGAGTGGTTGGAAAGTCCTTGGCAATGGAGATGGTTCTTACAGGTGACCGAATCTCAGCTCAAGAAGCCAAGCAAGCAG GCCTCGTCAGCAAAATTTTCCCTGTGGACAAGCTGGTTGAAGAAGCCATCCTGTGTGCTGAAAAAATTGCCAAAAATTCAAAAATTGTGACAGAAATGGCCAAAGAATCCGTGAATGCAG CTTATGAGACGACATTAGCAGAAGGAATTAAAACAGAGAAGAAACTCTTCTATTCCACTTTTGCCACT GAGGATCGGAAAGAGGGAATGACTGCATTTGTGGAGAAGAGGAAGCCCAACTTCAAGGACAAATAA